The Streptomyces sp. P9-A4 genome contains a region encoding:
- a CDS encoding NACHT domain-containing protein codes for MEPALIGTRLASAAIGPLLRKLLVNEGPGAGLTGRSGKVRLSSLVSFRGEKRTLTEKDVRKLASTLVERSLRGGDSGSTDERPFPADEAEAVTDTLAATLIALGDLDMDDVQAVRLGHLDLARRLRAAAPAPDGLSTDSVLYLESMTEWACLHILDFFTQRSTFVARSLVEQTRGQRELIAKVDEVIRRTPRQDGRDAEFERRYLTHLAKKHGRLTIYGVDLRDAPEKWPLDVAYLSLEATGGPMTLSRMQREYARRVETVFSGNPADGFSETPSAGFPDTATAILRSDPSGGPADQILTRHDKVLLRGTAGSGKTTLIQWLAVSAAREDLADGMAYLRDRIPFVLPLRALTRHGERLPTPDRFLSAVDCPLPAPDGWADRVLAAGRGLVLVDGIDEIPEAERDRARRWLRDLLDAYEGNRWLVTSRPTAVRDDWLAPDGFAELTLSPMSSAAVATFVRRWHRAAGPEAAPYERPLLDALRTTADVAQLATNPLMCGLICALHHGRRGFLPRGRKALYEAALSMLLSRRDRERDMGTPYGIDLGETPQIQLIQRIAYWLTLNGRTAMDRAHAQDVVREAVPAITEAAGYDPGTVFTHLLHRSGLLREPTADTVDFVHRTFQDYLAAKALVDRWDIGVLVRHAADDQWEDVIRMAVGHARPRECAEIFDELLKAADAAPDRRTQLRVLVVAATALTHATEVAPEIRERILARTAEVIPPRGPEEARELASVGRAVLDLLPGPEGLDDEVVEDLVITATHITDDATLPYLAQFTDHSSLGVRSQLMWGWGRFATAPYAEEIIARLDPSDLNFTLVSNNQAAEIARLGLRPERLDLRMSPSLTPDGMAMLREALGEAEIAHVPGTLAPFLSRLPSDNKLGRLTLTSQPTGGLGFLRRLTGLHELAINDAVLSAEDWATVAALDYLSLLDLMAETMRNIPESLRLPQTQTLWVGCFGSPAPLDIIARSFPALRLLVLYGDLEGNVHDLTPLASLTQLRYINGSGFTGAEALAATVEIRP; via the coding sequence ATGGAACCGGCACTCATCGGCACACGCCTCGCCTCGGCCGCGATCGGCCCGCTCTTGAGGAAACTGCTGGTCAACGAGGGTCCGGGGGCAGGCCTCACGGGGCGGTCCGGCAAGGTCCGGCTCTCCTCGCTGGTCTCCTTCCGCGGTGAGAAGCGCACGCTGACCGAGAAGGACGTCCGGAAGCTGGCGTCGACGCTGGTCGAGCGCTCGCTGCGAGGCGGCGACAGCGGCTCCACCGACGAGCGCCCCTTCCCCGCCGACGAGGCCGAGGCCGTCACCGACACCCTCGCCGCCACCCTGATCGCCCTCGGCGACCTCGACATGGACGACGTCCAGGCGGTCCGCCTCGGCCATCTCGACCTCGCCCGCCGCCTGCGCGCGGCGGCCCCCGCCCCGGACGGCCTGTCCACCGACTCGGTCCTCTACCTGGAGTCGATGACGGAGTGGGCCTGCCTCCACATCCTCGACTTCTTCACCCAGCGCTCCACCTTCGTGGCCCGCAGCCTGGTGGAACAGACCCGTGGCCAGCGGGAACTCATCGCGAAGGTCGACGAGGTCATCCGCAGGACACCGCGGCAGGACGGCCGGGACGCCGAGTTCGAACGCCGCTATCTGACCCACCTCGCCAAGAAGCACGGCCGACTGACCATCTACGGCGTGGACCTCAGGGACGCCCCGGAGAAGTGGCCGCTGGACGTGGCGTACCTGTCGCTGGAGGCGACGGGAGGGCCCATGACCCTGAGCCGGATGCAGCGGGAGTACGCACGCCGGGTGGAGACGGTGTTCTCCGGGAACCCCGCGGACGGGTTCTCCGAGACCCCGTCCGCGGGGTTCCCGGACACCGCCACCGCCATCCTCCGGAGCGACCCGTCCGGCGGCCCCGCCGACCAGATCCTCACCCGCCACGACAAGGTCCTCCTGCGCGGCACCGCCGGCTCCGGCAAGACGACCCTCATCCAGTGGCTGGCCGTCTCCGCCGCACGCGAGGACCTCGCGGACGGCATGGCGTACCTCCGCGACCGCATCCCCTTCGTCCTCCCCCTGCGCGCCCTGACCCGCCACGGCGAGCGGCTCCCCACCCCCGACCGCTTCCTCTCCGCCGTCGACTGCCCCCTTCCCGCACCCGACGGCTGGGCCGACCGCGTCCTCGCCGCCGGGCGCGGCCTGGTCCTCGTCGACGGCATCGACGAGATCCCCGAGGCCGAGCGGGACCGCGCCCGGCGCTGGCTCCGCGACCTCCTCGACGCCTACGAGGGCAACCGCTGGCTCGTGACCTCACGCCCCACCGCCGTGCGCGACGACTGGCTCGCCCCGGACGGCTTCGCCGAACTCACCCTCTCCCCGATGTCCTCCGCCGCGGTCGCCACCTTCGTCCGCCGCTGGCACCGGGCCGCAGGACCGGAGGCGGCACCGTACGAGCGGCCCCTCCTCGACGCCCTGCGCACGACGGCGGACGTCGCCCAGCTCGCCACCAACCCCCTGATGTGCGGTCTGATCTGCGCCCTGCACCACGGCAGGCGCGGCTTCCTGCCCCGCGGCCGGAAGGCGCTGTACGAAGCGGCCCTCTCGATGCTGCTCTCGCGCCGGGACCGCGAGCGGGACATGGGGACCCCGTACGGGATCGACCTCGGCGAGACCCCGCAGATCCAGCTGATCCAGCGGATCGCGTACTGGCTGACGCTCAACGGCCGCACGGCGATGGACCGCGCGCACGCGCAGGACGTCGTACGGGAGGCCGTACCCGCGATCACGGAGGCGGCCGGGTACGACCCCGGCACCGTCTTCACGCATCTGCTCCACCGCAGCGGCCTCCTGCGCGAGCCGACCGCGGACACGGTCGACTTCGTGCACCGCACCTTCCAGGACTACCTGGCGGCGAAGGCCCTCGTGGACCGCTGGGACATCGGCGTCCTCGTCCGGCACGCGGCGGACGACCAGTGGGAGGACGTCATCCGCATGGCCGTCGGGCACGCGCGCCCGCGCGAGTGCGCGGAGATCTTCGACGAGCTGCTGAAGGCGGCGGACGCGGCACCGGACCGCCGGACGCAGCTCCGCGTGCTGGTGGTGGCGGCGACGGCGCTGACCCACGCGACGGAGGTGGCACCGGAGATCCGGGAACGGATCCTGGCCCGCACGGCCGAGGTGATCCCGCCGCGCGGTCCGGAGGAGGCGCGGGAGCTGGCGTCGGTGGGACGGGCGGTCCTGGACCTGCTGCCGGGGCCGGAGGGGCTGGACGACGAGGTGGTCGAGGACCTGGTGATCACGGCGACCCACATCACGGACGATGCCACGCTGCCGTACCTCGCCCAGTTCACGGACCATTCGTCGCTGGGCGTCCGCTCCCAGCTGATGTGGGGCTGGGGCCGGTTCGCGACCGCCCCCTACGCGGAGGAGATCATCGCCCGGCTCGATCCGAGCGACCTCAACTTCACCCTGGTGTCCAACAACCAGGCAGCCGAGATCGCCCGCCTCGGGCTGCGCCCCGAGCGCCTCGACCTGCGCATGAGCCCGAGCCTCACCCCCGACGGCATGGCCATGCTCCGCGAGGCGTTGGGCGAGGCGGAAATCGCGCATGTGCCGGGAACCCTGGCCCCGTTCCTGAGCCGCCTCCCCTCCGACAACAAGCTGGGCAGGCTCACCCTGACCAGCCAACCCACCGGGGGACTCGGCTTCCTCCGTCGCCTGACCGGTCTCCACGAGCTCGCCATCAACGACGCCGTCTTGAGTGCGGAGGACTGGGCCACGGTGGCCGCCCTGGACTACCTCTCGCTGCTGGATCTGATGGCCGAGACGATGAGGAACATTCCGGAATCGCTGAGGCTGCCGCAGACGCAGACCCTGTGGGTGGGGTGCTTCGGCTCGCCCGCGCCCCTGGACATCATCGCCCGGTCGTTCCCCGCCCTGCGTCTGCTGGTCCTCTACGGCGACCTCGAAGGAAACGTCCACGACCTCACCCCGCTGGCGTCCCTGACCCAACTCCGGTACATCAACGGCAGCGGCTTCACCGGCGCCGAAGCCCTCGCCGCCACGGTCGAGATCCGCCCATGA
- a CDS encoding trypco2 family protein, protein MTDIELADAIASVRDQLVAAATRATGQPVAFEVGDIEMEFTIELRKEVKAGGKVKAWVVEAGADASRTRGETHRVSFTLKPRNATTAGPWLVGNDEGADLSDFGGGSEAR, encoded by the coding sequence ATGACCGACATCGAACTCGCCGACGCCATCGCCTCCGTACGCGACCAGCTCGTCGCCGCCGCCACTCGGGCGACCGGGCAGCCCGTCGCCTTCGAAGTGGGCGACATCGAGATGGAGTTCACCATCGAACTCCGCAAGGAGGTGAAGGCCGGCGGCAAGGTCAAGGCCTGGGTCGTCGAGGCCGGTGCGGACGCCTCCCGCACCCGGGGCGAGACCCACCGGGTCTCCTTCACGCTCAAGCCCCGGAACGCCACGACCGCCGGCCCCTGGCTCGTCGGCAACGACGAGGGCGCGGACCTGTCCGACTTCGGCGGCGGGTCCGAGGCACGGTGA
- a CDS encoding NACHT domain-containing protein: MSDFTPATAATTAVLAVLGEQQGTGVLLTPTLVLTSAHVLGGARSATAAAPHMAVPGRLSVVWSDDRLDAALLRSGHRLGTPPLFSALATDRPIPGCEIVGFPRVQRYEGRKPDVDQFTGTVLPMAGLLRHTLTVELDHPPVTGTEDGPSPLAGLSGAPVLADGRLLGIVRAVPRGRGHRRLECVPLTAVLADEEVRRWLPPDVAPPVRITGTHPHDRPYEEEYAEAVGAFYRRTRIFGLDELGKRASQWDLDTAYLSLEAASRTPGSPDRVPQRIDDLLASRPRVLLRGDAGAGKTTLVWWLAAHAAAGTLGPNLAELNGLVPFVVPLRTLRARGNGYPSPAELARVSGLMIDPAPEGWAGRVLNAGRGLLLVDGLDEVPAEEREAAHTWLSQLLARYPRTRCVATVRPFAVAPDWLGSEQFEELTLLPLRDADIQAFVAAWHAAARLDGDPDRNLTDLERDLAQQFRHNRALADLARTPLLCAVICALHRLREGFLPETRWALYSSALHLLLGVRDEQRGIGTPDGIGMTVDEHTELLQRLAAWLVRGGQTEFTREQALHQLARALPGMPRVAAQGAPEQILTHLLNRSGLLQERTDDVFQFAHRTFQDFLAAKELVEDDQLKEALRHAHDQQWHDVLLLAAGHCTRRDLPTLVEGLLTAGSATRKRDLKTTLYVLAALAAQHAAWLDGALHGRVRKAVKSVIPPRNTEQVGQLARLGGYVLPLLPGPAEVSREAIGTIVHLVFTIGGREALPYARAFAEAGEADRFSGVWSQFPLEAYAREIAPHLTPDAPIMVTGVEQLRHLPDHPSVHLYGDFEAPELLSGLSGRRLRFLGISQNTRLTDLGFLSGVDCAQLTGLYLAHCPRLTDLTAVARLSALAYLRVGGVQDSTGTLDLTPLHNLPHVIVNITSFPRKRILGAAALGDRLTVE; this comes from the coding sequence GTGAGCGACTTCACCCCCGCCACCGCCGCCACCACCGCCGTCCTCGCCGTCCTCGGCGAGCAGCAGGGCACCGGGGTCCTGCTGACCCCGACCCTCGTCCTGACCAGTGCCCACGTCCTCGGCGGCGCCCGCAGCGCCACGGCCGCCGCCCCGCACATGGCGGTACCGGGACGGTTGTCGGTCGTCTGGTCCGACGACCGCCTCGACGCCGCCCTCCTCCGGTCCGGCCATCGCCTCGGCACCCCGCCCCTGTTCAGCGCCCTCGCCACCGACCGCCCGATACCCGGCTGCGAGATCGTCGGCTTCCCCCGGGTCCAGCGGTACGAGGGCCGGAAACCGGACGTCGACCAGTTCACCGGCACCGTCCTGCCCATGGCCGGACTCCTCCGCCACACCCTGACCGTCGAGCTGGACCACCCTCCCGTCACCGGCACGGAGGACGGCCCCTCGCCCCTCGCGGGCCTCTCCGGCGCCCCCGTCCTCGCCGACGGGAGACTGCTCGGCATCGTCCGCGCCGTACCGCGCGGACGCGGCCACCGCCGTCTGGAGTGCGTACCCCTGACCGCCGTCCTCGCGGACGAGGAAGTACGGCGGTGGCTTCCCCCCGACGTCGCCCCGCCGGTACGGATCACCGGCACGCACCCCCATGACCGGCCGTACGAGGAGGAGTACGCGGAGGCCGTCGGAGCCTTCTACCGCCGCACCCGGATCTTCGGCCTCGACGAACTGGGCAAGCGCGCCTCCCAGTGGGACCTCGACACCGCCTACCTCTCCCTGGAGGCCGCGTCCAGGACCCCCGGCTCGCCCGACCGCGTCCCGCAGCGCATCGACGACCTGCTCGCCTCCCGGCCGCGCGTCCTCCTCAGGGGCGACGCCGGGGCCGGGAAGACCACCCTGGTGTGGTGGCTGGCCGCGCACGCCGCCGCCGGGACCCTGGGGCCCAACCTCGCCGAGCTGAACGGCCTCGTCCCCTTCGTCGTCCCGCTGCGCACCCTGCGCGCCCGGGGCAACGGCTACCCCTCCCCCGCCGAACTGGCCCGCGTCTCGGGGCTCATGATCGACCCCGCCCCCGAGGGCTGGGCCGGCCGGGTCCTCAACGCGGGGCGCGGCCTGCTCCTGGTCGACGGCCTCGACGAGGTCCCGGCGGAGGAGCGCGAGGCCGCCCACACCTGGCTCTCCCAGCTGCTCGCCCGCTACCCCCGCACCCGGTGCGTGGCGACCGTACGGCCCTTCGCCGTCGCCCCCGACTGGCTCGGCTCCGAGCAGTTCGAGGAACTGACCCTCCTCCCGCTCAGGGACGCCGACATCCAGGCCTTCGTCGCCGCCTGGCACGCCGCCGCCCGGCTGGACGGAGACCCCGACCGGAACCTCACCGACCTCGAACGCGACCTGGCCCAGCAGTTCCGCCACAACCGTGCTCTGGCCGATCTCGCCCGGACCCCGCTGCTCTGCGCGGTCATCTGCGCCCTGCACCGGCTACGGGAGGGCTTCCTGCCCGAGACCCGCTGGGCGCTCTACTCCTCGGCGCTGCACCTGCTGCTCGGCGTCCGCGACGAACAGCGCGGGATCGGCACCCCCGACGGCATCGGCATGACGGTCGACGAGCACACCGAACTCCTCCAGCGGCTCGCGGCCTGGCTGGTCCGGGGCGGCCAGACCGAGTTCACCCGGGAACAGGCCCTGCACCAGCTCGCCCGCGCCCTGCCCGGGATGCCGAGGGTCGCCGCCCAGGGCGCCCCCGAGCAGATCCTCACCCATCTCCTGAACCGCAGCGGCCTGCTCCAGGAACGCACGGACGACGTCTTCCAGTTCGCCCACCGCACCTTCCAGGACTTCCTGGCGGCGAAGGAACTGGTGGAGGACGACCAGCTCAAGGAGGCCCTGCGGCACGCCCACGACCAGCAGTGGCACGACGTCCTGCTCCTGGCGGCCGGCCACTGCACCCGCCGCGACCTGCCCACCCTGGTCGAGGGCCTCCTCACGGCAGGATCGGCCACCCGCAAACGCGACCTGAAGACCACGCTGTACGTCCTGGCGGCGTTGGCGGCCCAGCACGCGGCCTGGCTGGACGGCGCCCTGCACGGGCGGGTGCGGAAGGCGGTGAAGTCGGTGATCCCGCCGCGGAACACCGAGCAGGTGGGACAGCTGGCCCGCCTGGGCGGATACGTACTGCCGCTGCTGCCCGGCCCCGCGGAGGTGTCCAGGGAGGCCATCGGCACCATCGTCCATCTGGTCTTCACGATCGGCGGCCGGGAGGCCCTGCCGTACGCCCGCGCATTCGCCGAGGCGGGAGAGGCGGACAGGTTCTCCGGCGTCTGGAGCCAGTTCCCCCTTGAGGCGTACGCGCGGGAGATCGCCCCGCACCTCACCCCGGACGCCCCCATCATGGTGACCGGCGTGGAACAGCTGCGGCATCTGCCGGACCACCCGAGCGTCCACCTCTACGGGGACTTCGAGGCACCCGAACTCCTCAGCGGCCTCAGCGGGCGGAGGCTGCGCTTCCTCGGCATCTCCCAGAACACCCGGCTCACCGACCTCGGCTTCCTGAGCGGAGTGGACTGCGCCCAGCTCACCGGCCTCTACCTGGCGCACTGCCCCCGGCTGACGGATCTGACGGCGGTGGCGCGGCTGAGCGCGCTCGCCTACCTCAGGGTCGGCGGCGTCCAGGACTCCACCGGGACGCTGGACCTCACCCCGCTCCACAACCTGCCCCATGTGATCGTGAACATCACGTCCTTCCCCCGCAAGCGGATCCTCGGCGCCGCCGCCCTCGGTGACCGGCTCACCGTCGAATAG
- a CDS encoding ATP-dependent Clp protease ATP-binding subunit, which produces MFERFTDRARRVVVLAQEEARMLNHNYIGTEHILLGLIHEGEGVAAKALESLGISLEAVRQQVEEIIGQGQQAPSGHIPFTPRAKKVLELSLREALQLGHNYIGTEHILLGLIREGEGVAAQVLVKLGADLNRVRQQVIQLLSGYQGKEAATAGGPAEGTPSTSLVLDQFGRNLTQAARESKLDPVIGREKEIERVMQVLSRRTKNNPVLIGEPGVGKTAVVEGLAQAIVKGEVPETLKDKHLYTLDLGALVAGSRYRGDFEERLKKVLKEIRTRGDIILFIDELHTLVGAGAAEGAIDAASILKPMLARGELQTIGATTLDEYRKYLEKDAALERRFQPIQVAEPSLPHTIEILKGLRDRYEAHHRVSITDEALVQAATLADRYISDRFLPDKAIDLIDEAGSRMRIRRMTAPPDLREFDEKIAGVRRDKESAIDSQDFEKAASLRDKEKQLLAAKAKREKEWKAGDMDVVAEVDGDLIAEVLATATGIPVFKLTEEESSRLLRMEDELHKRVIGQKDAVIGLSRAIRRTRAGLKDPKRPGGSFIFAGPSGVGKTELSKALAEFLFGDEDAMISLDMSEFSEKHTVSRLFGSPPGYVGYEEGGQLTEKVRRKPFSVVLFDEVEKAHPDIFNSLLQILEDGRLTDSQGRVVDFKNTVIIMTTNLGTRDISKGFNLGFAAQGDTKSNYERMKAKVSDELKQHFRPEFLNRVDDIIVFPQLTPEDILQIVDLMIGRVDERLKDRDMGLELSQSAKELLSKKGYDPVMGARPLRRTIQREIEDTLSEKILFGELRAGHIVVVDTEGEGEERKFTFRGEEKTALPDAPPIEATGGTGPNLSKEA; this is translated from the coding sequence ATGTTCGAGAGGTTCACCGACCGCGCGCGGCGGGTTGTCGTCCTGGCTCAGGAAGAAGCCCGGATGCTCAACCACAACTACATCGGCACCGAGCACATCCTTCTGGGCCTTATCCACGAGGGTGAGGGTGTCGCCGCTAAGGCCCTGGAGAGCCTCGGGATTTCGCTCGAGGCGGTCCGCCAGCAGGTTGAGGAGATCATCGGGCAGGGGCAGCAGGCCCCGTCCGGGCACATCCCCTTCACCCCGCGTGCCAAGAAGGTCCTGGAGCTCTCGCTCCGTGAGGCCCTCCAGCTCGGCCACAACTACATCGGCACCGAGCACATCCTGCTCGGCCTGATCCGCGAGGGCGAGGGCGTCGCCGCCCAGGTCCTCGTGAAGCTGGGCGCCGACCTCAACCGGGTGCGGCAGCAGGTCATCCAGCTGCTCTCCGGCTACCAGGGCAAGGAAGCCGCCACGGCCGGCGGTCCTGCCGAGGGCACCCCCTCGACGTCCCTGGTCCTCGACCAGTTCGGCCGGAACCTCACCCAGGCGGCCCGCGAATCCAAGCTCGACCCGGTCATCGGGCGCGAGAAGGAGATCGAGCGGGTCATGCAGGTGCTGTCCCGCCGCACCAAGAACAACCCGGTCCTCATCGGCGAGCCCGGCGTCGGCAAGACCGCCGTCGTCGAGGGCCTGGCGCAGGCCATCGTCAAGGGCGAGGTGCCCGAGACCCTCAAGGACAAGCACCTCTACACCCTCGACCTCGGCGCGCTGGTCGCAGGCTCCCGCTACCGCGGTGACTTCGAGGAGCGCCTGAAGAAGGTCCTCAAGGAGATCCGCACCCGCGGCGACATCATCCTGTTCATCGACGAGCTCCACACCCTCGTGGGTGCGGGTGCCGCCGAGGGCGCGATCGACGCCGCCAGCATCCTCAAGCCGATGCTGGCCCGCGGTGAGCTCCAGACCATCGGTGCCACCACGCTCGACGAGTACCGGAAGTACCTGGAGAAGGACGCGGCCCTCGAGCGCCGCTTCCAGCCCATCCAGGTCGCCGAGCCGTCGCTGCCGCACACCATCGAGATCCTCAAGGGTCTGCGCGACCGGTACGAGGCCCACCACCGGGTCTCCATCACCGATGAGGCGCTCGTCCAGGCCGCGACCCTGGCCGACCGGTACATCTCGGACCGCTTCCTCCCGGACAAGGCGATCGACCTGATCGACGAGGCCGGCTCCAGGATGCGCATCCGCCGGATGACCGCGCCGCCGGACCTCCGCGAGTTCGACGAGAAGATCGCCGGCGTCCGCCGCGACAAGGAGTCCGCGATCGACTCGCAGGACTTCGAGAAGGCCGCCTCGCTCCGCGACAAGGAGAAGCAGCTCCTCGCCGCGAAGGCCAAGCGCGAGAAGGAGTGGAAGGCCGGCGACATGGACGTCGTCGCCGAGGTCGACGGCGATCTGATCGCCGAGGTCCTCGCGACCGCCACCGGCATCCCGGTCTTCAAGCTGACCGAGGAGGAGTCCAGCCGCCTGCTCCGCATGGAGGACGAGCTCCACAAGCGCGTCATCGGGCAGAAGGACGCCGTCATCGGCCTCTCGCGGGCCATCCGCCGTACGCGTGCCGGTCTCAAGGACCCGAAGCGCCCCGGTGGCTCGTTCATCTTCGCCGGTCCGTCCGGTGTCGGTAAGACCGAGCTCTCGAAGGCTCTCGCCGAATTCCTCTTCGGCGACGAGGACGCGATGATCTCCCTCGACATGTCGGAGTTCAGCGAGAAGCACACGGTTTCGCGTCTCTTCGGTTCGCCGCCCGGATACGTCGGCTACGAAGAGGGCGGCCAGCTCACCGAGAAGGTGCGCCGCAAGCCGTTCTCCGTCGTCCTCTTCGACGAGGTCGAGAAGGCCCACCCCGATATCTTCAATTCCCTTCTCCAGATCCTGGAGGACGGTCGTCTGACCGACTCCCAGGGCCGGGTCGTGGACTTCAAGAACACGGTCATCATCATGACGACCAACCTCGGGACCAGGGACATCTCGAAGGGCTTCAACCTGGGCTTCGCCGCCCAGGGCGACACGAAGTCCAACTACGAGCGGATGAAGGCGAAGGTCAGCGACGAGCTGAAGCAGCACTTCCGCCCCGAGTTCCTCAACCGCGTGGACGACATCATCGTCTTCCCGCAGCTGACCCCGGAGGACATCCTCCAGATCGTCGACCTGATGATCGGTCGCGTCGACGAGCGCCTCAAGGACCGGGACATGGGCCTTGAGCTCTCCCAGTCCGCGAAGGAGCTGCTGTCCAAGAAGGGTTACGACCCGGTCATGGGCGCCCGGCCGCTGCGCCGGACGATCCAGCGCGAGATCGAGGACACGCTCTCGGAGAAGATCCTCTTCGGCGAGCTGCGTGCCGGTCACATCGTGGTCGTGGACACCGAGGGCGAAGGTGAGGAGCGCAAGTTCACCTTCCGCGGCGAGGAGAAGACGGCGCTGCCGGACGCCCCGCCGATCGAGGCCACGGGCGGCACGGGCCCGAACCTGTCGAAGGAAGCGTGA
- a CDS encoding SCO3374 family protein, translating to MAFTVPLPRTPLDGALARWYERELGWATVAGPPVQLVTGLRFDVLELPAEAGRGVLRRTGPATGPVALLGRRMRLLVAAGTAEELPGLLDWLEWGGIALDLTAMGADGRMTAPLPPERGGSGTPGASVWLRAPAPGREVESSLPALRSTPWGGADAPCLVRLVAAAAAECHRARLLSARTRGPAAQQLSPQRFASS from the coding sequence ATGGCCTTCACCGTCCCGCTTCCCCGTACGCCGCTCGACGGCGCTCTGGCGCGGTGGTACGAGCGGGAGCTCGGCTGGGCGACGGTGGCGGGTCCGCCGGTGCAGCTGGTCACGGGGCTGCGCTTCGACGTCCTTGAGCTGCCCGCCGAGGCCGGCCGGGGCGTGCTGCGCCGGACGGGCCCGGCGACGGGTCCGGTGGCCCTGCTGGGGCGCCGGATGCGGCTCCTCGTGGCCGCCGGGACGGCCGAGGAGCTACCGGGTCTGCTCGACTGGCTGGAGTGGGGCGGGATCGCGCTCGACCTCACGGCCATGGGGGCCGACGGCCGGATGACCGCACCCCTTCCCCCGGAGCGGGGCGGATCCGGCACGCCGGGTGCCTCCGTGTGGCTGCGGGCCCCTGCGCCGGGCCGCGAGGTCGAGTCCTCGCTGCCGGCCCTGCGGTCCACGCCCTGGGGCGGTGCGGATGCCCCGTGCCTGGTGCGTCTGGTGGCCGCGGCGGCCGCGGAGTGCCACCGGGCGCGGCTGCTGAGTGCGCGGACCCGGGGGCCGGCGGCTCAGCAGCTGTCGCCTCAGCGGTTCGCGTCCTCGTAG
- a CDS encoding histone-like nucleoid-structuring protein Lsr2 produces MAQKVQVLLVDDLDGVEADETVTFALDGKTYEIDLTTANAEKLRGLLEPYTASGRRTGGRTAGARGKGRAVAAGSQDTAKIRAWAKENGYDVNDRGRVPATVKAAYEDANR; encoded by the coding sequence GTGGCACAGAAGGTTCAGGTCCTTCTTGTCGACGACCTCGACGGCGTCGAGGCGGACGAGACCGTGACGTTCGCGCTGGACGGCAAGACCTACGAGATCGACCTCACCACCGCGAACGCGGAAAAGCTCCGTGGTCTGCTCGAGCCCTACACCGCGAGCGGCCGTCGTACCGGTGGTCGTACCGCCGGCGCTCGCGGCAAGGGCCGCGCCGTGGCGGCGGGCAGCCAGGACACCGCGAAGATCCGCGCGTGGGCCAAGGAGAACGGCTACGACGTGAACGACCGCGGTCGCGTGCCGGCCACCGTCAAGGCGGCCTACGAGGACGCGAACCGCTGA